In Paenibacillus guangzhouensis, a single window of DNA contains:
- a CDS encoding ABC transporter substrate-binding protein yields the protein MKTKRKNVLLLTILALTMIVSACGSSTTGNEGSKETAGSQEPATNSTAETKEAPVTMTVQFPKSDNLTGIEFINKRMDRFKAQYPNVTLKKNDWQYAPNEIGIKMAAHQAPSFYRTPATEGKVLLEHQWLTDLTPYLANYNHANDFNEKLASPFMIDGKMYAIPANGYIMAVMINKKLFEAKNIPVPTPDWTWDDFYAAAKGTADPAKGIAGFAMMAKGNEGGWNWTNFLYAAGGTTQQVAAGKVTSAFNSDAGVKAMEFMKKLRWEGNALPQNWALNFGDVYNLFKQGRAAMVLGDRIEDAINNGGMKKEDLIILPIPSMEKGGDHTGVLGGNYDVINPQESPETQQMAFNYVTFDLFKDSGLDELKLVLEDRKAKGQVYLYGAPAYYKPDSEYGKKIEALVNEYPDNVFRYDPEVTKVMKGVPEPSYNGQETYAALTNVLQEIFSNKDADVKKLLDMTAKKFDEDVLSKVVVQ from the coding sequence GTGAAAACAAAAAGAAAAAATGTTCTTCTCCTCACGATTCTAGCTTTAACGATGATCGTAAGCGCTTGCGGCAGCAGTACGACGGGGAATGAGGGGAGCAAGGAAACTGCGGGCTCACAAGAACCGGCGACAAACTCGACAGCGGAGACCAAGGAAGCGCCGGTGACGATGACCGTCCAGTTCCCGAAGTCGGATAATCTCACAGGCATAGAGTTCATTAACAAAAGGATGGACCGGTTCAAGGCACAGTATCCGAATGTCACGCTAAAGAAGAATGACTGGCAGTATGCGCCGAATGAAATCGGAATCAAGATGGCGGCTCATCAGGCCCCTTCATTCTATCGAACCCCTGCGACGGAAGGAAAAGTATTGCTGGAACATCAATGGCTTACGGATTTAACGCCTTATCTCGCGAATTACAATCACGCGAACGACTTCAACGAGAAATTGGCCAGTCCCTTCATGATTGACGGCAAAATGTATGCGATTCCGGCGAACGGGTATATCATGGCGGTGATGATAAATAAAAAGCTATTCGAAGCCAAGAATATCCCGGTTCCGACGCCGGACTGGACTTGGGATGATTTCTATGCGGCGGCGAAAGGGACGGCCGATCCAGCCAAAGGCATTGCCGGATTTGCTATGATGGCCAAAGGCAATGAGGGAGGATGGAACTGGACGAATTTCTTATATGCCGCTGGAGGCACCACCCAGCAAGTTGCTGCAGGCAAAGTAACATCGGCCTTCAACTCCGACGCGGGCGTGAAAGCAATGGAGTTCATGAAAAAATTAAGATGGGAAGGCAATGCGCTCCCGCAGAACTGGGCCTTGAACTTTGGTGACGTATACAATCTGTTCAAGCAAGGACGTGCTGCGATGGTGCTGGGCGATCGTATTGAAGATGCGATCAATAACGGCGGCATGAAGAAAGAAGACTTGATTATTCTGCCAATCCCTTCGATGGAGAAAGGCGGCGATCACACGGGGGTGCTTGGCGGTAATTACGATGTCATTAATCCGCAAGAATCGCCTGAAACCCAGCAAATGGCATTCAATTATGTCACATTCGATTTGTTCAAAGATAGCGGTCTCGATGAGCTGAAGCTGGTTCTGGAAGATCGGAAAGCCAAAGGACAAGTATATCTGTACGGAGCGCCGGCTTACTATAAACCGGATTCAGAATATGGCAAGAAGATTGAAGCCTTGGTGAATGAATATCCGGATAACGTCTTTCGATATGATCCGGAAGTCACCAAGGTAATGAAAGGCGTGCCGGAGCCATCCTACAATGGGCAGGAGACTTACGCGGCATTAACCAATGTCCTGCAAGAAATATTTTCGAACAAAGATGCGGATGTCAAAAAATTACTTGATATGACCGCAAAGAAATTCGATGAGGACGTGCTCTCCAAGGTTGTTGTTCAATAG
- a CDS encoding sugar-binding protein — MLVLLLCAWPMNGLLISENYTAYAVESLHDTPIGDFESDEEVWNFSLGTEFPGAVGEFVRDSSVSKSGTYAGKLHGDFNVGGKYVGIGKNFSSIDMQKLEFWVKSADASAIVLRVTDATGQVHQQKIAITSIANWQKIEIAQFNGGTNYLHFNGANDGVWHGPAKGIGILLEKAGLIGGKTSGDVWIDAVSAIAPQQDPLWDAEIGTFEKAFDLWRMGLGTDFPGASGQYVRDTMEPKSGLYAGKLRGDFSAGGKYISLGKSFSPIDIQKIAFWIKTADATSISLRLKDATGQVHQQKITLSPTTNWQKIEIYKLDGGQNYLYFGGANDGKWHGPAQQMEFLLEKSGLNGGKSIGEIRLDNVVLTAPFPDLSIQQTRMGNIFLENEPVAFDIATQGDSVSWSVYDHLDHKVLAGTGGVQSGQLKLSIPLQQFGYYSLRIEAKKNGQLIKNSEVTLARLSSAASSTVASSPFGMSTHLAWETPQGWTPELSELLNRAGVKNFRDEIPWDAVEYEIGKYRKPSNRDAYMQRTQQDGLKPFIILDYTNPFYDQNSTPYTDQGRQGFANYGKALLNLYGDQIPWVEVYNEFNGGFGDRGNGPADSRPEYYYQLLKKTYETIKAARPDVTVVGMATAGTPLGWMEEVFKLGGLQYMDAISIHPYQSQRPPEGIVDNVRSTKNLIRQYNQGQLKPIWFTEVGWPTSIGGIGISEKTQADYLVRTHVLALAEGVEKVFWYDLMNDGMDPSYHENNFGILRNSNDPKGAFTPKPSYAAYAGMTRELIGAQFIQQDSFGTGISSYQFHKNGQNLRVVWANTPVQAAILTNNPIQITDMMGNTDTFTPLHGKVYMTLTGEPIYVKSEIEGIAVDSTFTLVAEEAIAGEPVTMKVETDNIMDTPIDVSVQVENSVYPLFAASGQKTSLSITLPGRGQIGERYVTADLTANGEQIGKLQHAVRTSSAYDAKVVPVIHDMNKKTEALRLQIRNRSKTEGLSVRNVDWKFGTQSGTEALNKAIPPNTLETFDIPLSGFEYGVSYPAQATVSIDGKESYKYEGMLDFNPLIRSTVQIDGVADPNIMAIPPLVSLSRGTIKMQNYAGSSDLDGSIWANWDQDAFYLTAKVKDDVHSTPASGEEIWKNDSIQFALMNGIPGENLGWYEIGISDTPQGPQIYRWLSADTSAKGIITKGSLQVKRDEARKETLYELALPWSELTPIRPDANEAISLSFLVNDNDGLGRKGYIEWGSGIGEVKDAKKFRTAQWVQDPYSPVITIQGVAEGESYVDQVAPVVKAETANGEILTPRIWLDGEAWTSGTPITANGIHTLTVQAGDPGGKLSEQKLSFKLYHSTVLELSNAEGHSNDIVSLKSTLHDKQGRAISGASVSYAVYGGEPIGYAVTDTDGVAALPYKIETKNNMDQETIYTITVFYSPKDTAYFLSSEGYGQLTVKPASKPDPDRIPGHPVLSGDNGYDSGIQDGTYTITMNMWWGDNGSTYRLYENDVLIDTQSLTDHSPLAQTAVTSISNRKNGTYRYVAELSNAAGSTRSNVYTVTVTQAEPAQPVLSHDNWDGDGSYKVSMNMWWGTNGTVYRLYENGILIDTQILNDHTPNAQSATTDIHGKQIGTYEYRCELVNDAGTTSSEKTVITVSK, encoded by the coding sequence ATGTTGGTTCTACTTCTCTGTGCTTGGCCAATGAACGGACTTCTGATCAGTGAAAATTATACAGCGTATGCAGTGGAATCGTTGCACGACACGCCCATTGGTGATTTCGAGAGCGACGAAGAGGTGTGGAATTTCAGCTTGGGTACTGAGTTTCCTGGAGCGGTAGGCGAATTCGTACGGGATTCGTCGGTATCGAAATCAGGAACTTACGCCGGTAAGCTGCATGGGGATTTTAACGTCGGTGGGAAATATGTTGGGATCGGTAAAAATTTTAGTTCGATCGATATGCAGAAGCTCGAGTTTTGGGTAAAATCAGCCGATGCCTCCGCGATCGTCCTTCGCGTGACGGACGCAACGGGACAGGTGCATCAGCAGAAAATTGCCATAACATCAATCGCGAATTGGCAGAAGATCGAAATCGCTCAATTCAACGGTGGTACGAATTATCTTCATTTCAATGGAGCTAACGATGGCGTGTGGCATGGTCCTGCAAAAGGCATCGGTATTCTGCTGGAGAAAGCCGGGTTAATTGGTGGTAAAACGAGCGGGGATGTGTGGATTGACGCCGTATCTGCTATAGCTCCGCAGCAAGATCCGCTATGGGATGCCGAGATCGGAACTTTCGAGAAGGCTTTCGATCTATGGCGAATGGGTCTAGGAACCGATTTTCCAGGCGCAAGCGGTCAATATGTGCGAGATACGATGGAGCCCAAATCGGGACTATATGCCGGCAAGCTGCGAGGGGACTTCAGCGCTGGCGGCAAGTATATTTCACTAGGCAAAAGTTTCTCACCTATTGATATCCAAAAAATTGCATTTTGGATTAAAACGGCGGATGCGACCTCGATTTCCCTGCGATTAAAAGATGCGACAGGACAGGTGCATCAGCAGAAAATCACCCTATCACCAACAACAAATTGGCAGAAGATCGAAATATATAAATTGGACGGCGGACAAAATTACCTGTATTTCGGTGGAGCGAATGATGGCAAATGGCACGGCCCTGCGCAGCAAATGGAATTCTTATTAGAGAAGTCCGGATTGAACGGTGGTAAATCCATCGGTGAAATCCGTCTGGACAACGTTGTGTTAACAGCGCCATTCCCCGATTTATCGATTCAACAGACGCGAATGGGCAATATTTTCTTGGAAAATGAGCCTGTAGCCTTTGACATCGCTACGCAAGGTGATTCAGTAAGCTGGAGTGTGTATGATCATCTGGATCATAAGGTATTGGCTGGCACGGGTGGGGTGCAGAGTGGACAACTGAAATTGTCTATCCCTTTACAACAATTCGGCTATTATTCATTACGGATAGAAGCGAAGAAGAATGGACAGCTCATCAAAAATTCAGAGGTTACCTTGGCTCGTCTTTCTAGTGCTGCCTCATCTACTGTGGCGAGTTCACCGTTTGGCATGTCGACGCACTTAGCATGGGAGACACCACAAGGGTGGACACCCGAGTTAAGCGAACTGCTGAACCGAGCAGGCGTCAAAAACTTTCGCGACGAGATTCCATGGGATGCCGTTGAGTACGAGATAGGTAAATACCGCAAGCCTTCGAATCGCGATGCTTACATGCAACGCACACAGCAAGATGGACTTAAGCCGTTCATTATCCTTGACTATACCAATCCATTCTATGATCAGAACAGCACGCCTTATACGGATCAAGGCCGTCAAGGATTTGCCAACTACGGAAAAGCCTTATTGAACCTGTATGGAGATCAGATTCCTTGGGTTGAAGTCTACAACGAATTCAATGGCGGGTTCGGAGATCGTGGCAACGGTCCCGCGGATTCTCGACCGGAGTACTATTACCAACTGCTGAAGAAGACCTATGAGACGATAAAAGCTGCGAGACCCGATGTTACAGTGGTGGGCATGGCAACGGCGGGTACGCCACTCGGGTGGATGGAAGAGGTATTCAAGCTTGGGGGACTTCAGTATATGGATGCCATCTCCATTCATCCCTACCAGAGCCAGCGGCCTCCTGAGGGCATAGTAGATAACGTGCGAAGTACGAAGAACTTGATTCGTCAATACAATCAGGGGCAGCTCAAACCGATCTGGTTCACGGAGGTTGGATGGCCAACGTCGATTGGAGGCATCGGCATCAGCGAAAAAACACAAGCAGACTATCTCGTGCGCACACATGTCTTGGCTCTAGCGGAAGGCGTCGAAAAAGTGTTCTGGTATGACCTCATGAACGATGGCATGGATCCAAGCTATCATGAGAATAATTTTGGCATCCTGCGGAATTCGAATGATCCGAAGGGAGCGTTTACGCCAAAACCAAGCTATGCGGCCTATGCAGGCATGACGCGAGAGCTCATCGGTGCGCAATTTATACAGCAGGATTCGTTCGGTACAGGTATTTCAAGCTATCAATTCCATAAAAATGGCCAGAACCTGCGCGTTGTCTGGGCGAACACGCCTGTACAGGCGGCTATTCTTACCAATAATCCGATTCAAATCACGGATATGATGGGGAATACCGACACCTTCACCCCGCTACATGGCAAAGTGTATATGACTCTAACCGGCGAGCCGATTTACGTGAAGAGCGAGATCGAAGGCATTGCAGTCGATTCAACCTTTACACTTGTTGCAGAAGAGGCCATCGCTGGTGAACCCGTCACGATGAAGGTTGAGACAGATAATATTATGGACACACCGATTGATGTATCTGTACAAGTGGAAAATTCCGTATATCCACTGTTCGCCGCATCTGGTCAGAAGACGTCTTTATCGATTACCTTACCGGGAAGGGGGCAGATCGGAGAACGTTATGTCACGGCGGATTTGACGGCAAATGGTGAACAGATCGGAAAGCTACAACATGCCGTTCGAACATCTTCAGCGTACGACGCCAAGGTTGTCCCCGTTATTCATGATATGAATAAGAAAACCGAAGCACTGCGATTACAAATTCGAAATCGCTCCAAGACGGAAGGACTTTCTGTTCGTAACGTCGATTGGAAGTTCGGTACGCAATCGGGAACTGAGGCTTTGAATAAGGCGATCCCGCCGAATACGTTGGAGACGTTCGATATCCCGTTGAGCGGATTTGAATATGGTGTCAGTTACCCGGCCCAAGCGACGGTATCTATCGATGGGAAAGAGAGCTATAAATATGAAGGCATGCTGGACTTCAATCCATTGATTCGAAGTACCGTGCAAATAGACGGTGTGGCGGACCCGAATATCATGGCGATACCTCCGCTCGTTTCGTTGTCGAGGGGAACGATCAAGATGCAGAATTATGCTGGATCATCCGATTTGGACGGCAGCATATGGGCCAATTGGGATCAAGATGCGTTTTATTTGACGGCGAAAGTGAAAGATGATGTTCATTCCACGCCTGCAAGCGGGGAAGAAATCTGGAAGAATGATAGCATTCAGTTCGCCTTGATGAATGGCATACCTGGTGAGAATTTGGGTTGGTATGAAATCGGCATATCTGATACCCCCCAAGGTCCGCAAATCTATCGTTGGTTGTCAGCCGATACCAGTGCCAAGGGGATCATAACGAAGGGGTCCTTACAGGTGAAGAGAGATGAAGCGCGGAAGGAAACGCTCTATGAACTTGCGCTTCCCTGGTCTGAGCTGACTCCGATCAGACCGGACGCGAACGAGGCGATAAGCCTGTCTTTTCTTGTGAACGATAATGATGGCTTGGGGCGGAAAGGGTATATCGAATGGGGATCCGGGATTGGCGAAGTGAAGGATGCCAAAAAATTCAGAACGGCGCAATGGGTTCAAGACCCATACTCCCCCGTGATTACCATTCAAGGCGTTGCGGAAGGAGAGAGCTATGTCGATCAGGTCGCTCCGGTCGTGAAGGCGGAGACGGCAAATGGTGAAATCTTGACACCACGGATCTGGTTGGATGGGGAAGCATGGACATCTGGAACGCCGATTACAGCCAATGGCATCCACACCTTAACTGTGCAAGCAGGAGATCCGGGAGGTAAGCTCAGCGAGCAGAAATTGTCGTTCAAGCTTTATCATAGCACCGTACTAGAGTTGTCTAATGCAGAGGGGCATAGCAACGATATCGTGTCCCTGAAGTCGACGCTGCATGATAAGCAGGGTCGAGCCATTTCTGGAGCAAGCGTATCTTATGCTGTGTACGGCGGTGAGCCGATTGGATACGCGGTAACTGATACGGATGGGGTTGCTGCGTTGCCTTACAAGATTGAGACAAAGAACAATATGGATCAGGAGACCATCTACACAATCACAGTCTTCTATAGTCCGAAGGATACGGCATACTTCTTAAGCAGCGAGGGATATGGGCAATTGACAGTGAAGCCCGCATCGAAGCCCGATCCTGATCGTATCCCCGGCCATCCTGTCCTATCGGGCGATAATGGGTACGACTCGGGAATCCAAGACGGGACGTATACGATCACGATGAATATGTGGTGGGGGGATAATGGCAGCACGTATCGGCTCTATGAGAATGATGTCCTCATCGATACGCAATCCCTCACAGATCATTCACCGCTTGCCCAGACCGCCGTTACATCGATATCGAATCGTAAAAACGGTACCTACCGTTACGTCGCAGAGCTCTCGAATGCCGCAGGTTCAACAAGAAGCAACGTGTATACGGTAACCGTCACACAAGCAGAACCCGCACAACCGGTTCTCTCTCATGATAACTGGGATGGCGATGGCAGCTATAAAGTCAGCATGAATATGTGGTGGGGAACCAATGGTACGGTGTATCGATTGTATGAGAATGGGATACTTATCGATACACAGATACTTAATGATCACACGCCGAACGCGCAATCAGCCACTACAGACATTCATGGCAAACAGATAGGAACGTATGAATATCGTTGTGAACTTGTAAATGATGCTGGAACAACATCCAGTGAGAAGACGGTTATCACAGTAAGTAAATGA
- a CDS encoding AraC family transcriptional regulator — protein sequence MHSSSISLNYQVDDITNRYLDNFPVLCFFRDGIIGQHKIHAHRGYEFYYCLEGEGKLLVADRMYALVPGTLAIINPYVLHLPSVIGTKPLHRVILSLDERYMQAFNNSPGMDLCMRRLLSEPQPFWRLSTETMAIIRNLLQRLVRVMTDKPVYYEASMHHLLAELFVTLAREPFDPMESDNQVNETSHLAERIMRYLTAHYADTIEVSRLHERFNVSRSHMYDHFKQATGHSLNRYLTIYRINQAKRLLIDTPLSVTEIASAVGYGDLSHFFHTFKSETGITPNVFRKQTGN from the coding sequence ATGCATTCAAGTTCTATCTCTCTCAACTACCAAGTCGACGATATAACGAATCGATATCTAGATAATTTCCCGGTTCTTTGTTTCTTCCGTGATGGAATCATCGGCCAGCATAAGATCCATGCGCATCGGGGATACGAGTTCTATTATTGCCTGGAAGGGGAAGGCAAGCTGCTCGTTGCCGATCGCATGTACGCGTTAGTGCCAGGTACCCTGGCCATCATCAACCCGTATGTTCTGCATTTGCCATCCGTGATCGGAACGAAGCCCCTGCACCGCGTGATCCTCTCGCTTGACGAGCGGTATATGCAGGCTTTCAACAATTCCCCTGGTATGGATCTTTGTATGCGTAGGCTGCTGTCCGAACCACAGCCCTTCTGGCGACTATCTACCGAGACCATGGCAATTATACGAAATCTATTACAGCGGCTTGTGAGGGTAATGACCGATAAACCAGTCTATTATGAGGCATCAATGCACCATCTGCTAGCCGAATTGTTCGTCACGCTGGCAAGGGAGCCTTTTGATCCCATGGAGTCAGACAACCAAGTGAATGAAACCTCTCATCTCGCAGAGCGCATTATGCGTTATTTGACCGCGCATTACGCCGACACGATCGAAGTCAGTCGGTTGCATGAACGGTTCAATGTCTCTCGGTCGCATATGTACGATCATTTCAAACAGGCGACCGGCCACTCCTTGAACCGCTATTTGACGATTTATCGAATCAATCAAGCCAAAAGGCTCCTTATAGATACCCCGCTATCAGTCACAGAGATCGCTTCCGCGGTCGGCTATGGCGATCTCTCGCATTTCTTCCATACGTTCAAATCAGAAACGGGCATTACACCAAACGTTTTCCGTAAACAAACCGGGAACTGA
- a CDS encoding TolB family protein yields the protein MLTRKSFTDQTTGLPILAIGCEGRDTAHHYMTAMTWLSDSRHLIVHTEIDPTTGVGNVVRVDSETGDTEVLEEGLTWGRGVVSCEDILYLFDKNELYAIDVWSGERRTICRLSSHCTLMGPLSITNDGRVLGVYWQEYNPPDDSAECVSGEICWVIGTIHTVTGEVREAVRPIFDEPYPIANHAMINPVNPELLFYSHEGATEQISDRLWTIDMRSGTTRNIFLQKKDKYGQLVEYVGHEIWAYDGSGLYFVKYPHSPDQPSGLLFVDREGVHQEFINGDYRYWHVGVSPDGRYAACDTQEPGVSKIVLIDTETTRAKLLCELPCRGTHPGHPHPSFSPDSRKITFTFSDSDDVLWVGIMDIRECTY from the coding sequence ATGCTCACGAGAAAATCCTTTACAGATCAAACGACAGGACTGCCGATCCTTGCGATCGGCTGCGAAGGTCGCGATACGGCACATCATTATATGACGGCAATGACCTGGTTATCGGATAGTCGGCATCTGATCGTGCACACGGAGATTGATCCGACAACAGGGGTGGGAAACGTGGTGCGCGTCGATTCGGAGACCGGTGATACCGAGGTGCTGGAGGAAGGATTGACTTGGGGGCGCGGCGTCGTGTCTTGCGAGGATATCTTATATTTGTTCGACAAGAATGAGTTGTATGCCATTGATGTTTGGAGTGGTGAACGGCGAACGATTTGTCGGCTCTCGTCCCATTGCACGTTGATGGGTCCGCTATCCATCACGAATGACGGCAGGGTGCTAGGTGTCTATTGGCAGGAGTATAATCCGCCAGACGATTCAGCTGAATGCGTATCAGGAGAAATATGTTGGGTGATCGGCACCATTCATACGGTGACAGGGGAAGTTCGTGAAGCGGTACGTCCCATTTTCGACGAACCCTACCCCATTGCGAATCATGCTATGATTAACCCCGTGAACCCTGAGCTGCTATTCTACTCGCATGAGGGTGCAACAGAGCAAATCTCGGACCGTTTATGGACTATAGATATGCGCAGTGGAACAACTCGGAATATTTTTCTGCAAAAAAAGGATAAGTACGGACAGCTTGTCGAGTACGTGGGGCACGAAATATGGGCATACGATGGCAGCGGATTATACTTCGTGAAATATCCGCATAGTCCGGATCAACCGTCAGGTTTGTTATTCGTGGATCGGGAAGGCGTGCACCAAGAATTCATCAATGGCGATTACAGGTACTGGCATGTCGGCGTTAGTCCGGACGGCCGGTACGCAGCCTGCGACACCCAAGAGCCCGGTGTGTCGAAGATCGTGTTGATCGATACGGAGACGACACGCGCTAAGCTGCTGTGCGAGCTGCCTTGCCGCGGGACCCACCCGGGACATCCGCACCCATCGTTCAGTCCAGACAGTCGCAAGATCACCTTTACCTTTTCCGATTCGGATGACGTGCTGTGGGTTGGCATTATGGATATTCGAGAATGCACATATTGA
- a CDS encoding carbohydrate ABC transporter permease, with protein MSTQTARVKGRQPVHPLIKKSKDYLWGVLFILPAIIVFCLFLWTPIAKGVVYSFMHVDFINGSNYVGLKNYREVIANSDMGMTIWNTIYYMFLCVLLGFWVPSIVAIAISELRRFQGVMRLIVYLPHIVPAVVLYGMWQWLYDPLGPVNQIASWFGDHQLMWLTDKSIAMISIVIAETWQAFGGATLIYLAGIVGIPKDLYEAAEIDGAGVLQRIRHITIPGIRHLYVLMFILQLISTSQGFMTHMALTGGGPNNATLTYMYQIINEAFTNLNYGRASAMGVLMFLVLTSLSTVLYYFQGRSKKV; from the coding sequence GTGTCCACACAAACCGCGAGGGTCAAGGGAAGACAACCGGTTCACCCGCTGATCAAGAAAAGCAAGGATTATTTATGGGGAGTTCTCTTTATACTGCCAGCGATCATCGTCTTTTGTCTATTTCTCTGGACGCCTATTGCCAAGGGGGTGGTGTACAGCTTCATGCATGTCGACTTCATTAACGGTAGTAACTATGTTGGCCTGAAGAACTATCGTGAGGTCATTGCGAACAGTGACATGGGAATGACGATCTGGAACACCATCTACTATATGTTCTTGTGTGTACTGCTTGGCTTCTGGGTGCCGAGCATTGTCGCCATTGCTATCTCTGAGTTAAGACGGTTTCAAGGCGTCATGCGATTAATCGTATATTTGCCGCATATTGTGCCAGCCGTTGTCCTCTATGGCATGTGGCAATGGTTATACGATCCGTTAGGACCCGTGAACCAAATCGCATCTTGGTTCGGGGATCATCAATTGATGTGGTTAACCGATAAGAGCATCGCCATGATCTCGATCGTGATTGCCGAGACGTGGCAGGCCTTTGGCGGTGCAACGTTGATCTATTTGGCAGGGATCGTTGGCATTCCGAAAGATTTATACGAGGCGGCCGAAATTGATGGTGCCGGTGTGCTACAGCGCATTCGCCACATTACGATTCCAGGCATACGTCATCTGTATGTGCTGATGTTCATCTTGCAGCTGATCAGCACATCTCAGGGTTTCATGACACATATGGCCTTGACTGGCGGCGGTCCGAACAACGCGACGCTGACGTACATGTATCAGATCATTAATGAAGCGTTCACGAACTTGAATTACGGCAGGGCATCGGCGATGGGCGTTCTGATGTTCCTCGTGCTGACTTCCTTGTCGACCGTACTCTACTATTTTCAAGGAAGGAGCAAAAAAGTATGA
- a CDS encoding carbohydrate ABC transporter permease, with protein MSQPERSIMSSFDLKKGSVRIGYSIMLLALLVLAVTMLYPFATTIFSSFKTNQEIFMFPPSLFPQQFQWSNYAEGFKYVELFRPFMNTLILFGGNAVISLMIVSLAAFSLSQMKLPFRKGITLFFMSTLMIPSATYMIPSFLNLQSLGLIDSYWAFWLPAGASAFNIMLLRSFFDGINKELFEAGRMDGASELRCFYRLAIPMSIPVFSTLLIFAFTSTWNDWYWPSLVLTSPEKYPLASVVYRNIIQSFNLTWNVKFSVLTVIMLPPLLFFLFFQKNIMHGLNLSGVKG; from the coding sequence ATGAGCCAACCCGAACGCAGTATTATGTCATCATTTGATCTAAAGAAAGGTTCGGTTCGCATTGGATATTCGATCATGCTGCTTGCACTGCTTGTGCTCGCCGTGACGATGCTGTATCCTTTTGCAACGACGATTTTCTCTTCGTTCAAGACCAATCAGGAAATCTTCATGTTTCCGCCAAGCTTATTCCCACAGCAATTCCAGTGGAGCAATTACGCGGAAGGATTCAAGTACGTGGAATTGTTCCGACCCTTCATGAATACGCTGATCCTTTTTGGCGGAAATGCCGTTATTTCACTCATGATCGTCAGTCTCGCGGCGTTCAGTCTCTCCCAGATGAAGCTGCCGTTCCGCAAAGGGATCACGCTCTTCTTCATGAGCACACTCATGATTCCTAGCGCGACGTATATGATTCCTAGCTTCTTGAATCTGCAGAGCCTCGGATTAATCGACTCTTATTGGGCGTTCTGGCTGCCGGCAGGGGCTAGCGCATTCAACATTATGCTGCTGCGAAGTTTCTTCGATGGCATTAACAAAGAATTGTTCGAAGCCGGACGAATGGACGGGGCTTCCGAACTGCGTTGTTTTTACCGGCTTGCGATTCCGATGTCGATTCCTGTCTTCTCAACATTGCTGATCTTCGCTTTTACGTCGACATGGAACGATTGGTATTGGCCGTCGCTCGTCTTGACGTCACCGGAGAAATATCCGCTTGCTTCGGTCGTGTACCGTAACATTATTCAATCCTTCAATCTGACGTGGAATGTGAAGTTCAGTGTATTGACGGTGATCATGCTTCCGCCGCTTCTGTTCTTTCTGTTCTTCCAGAAAAATATTATGCACGGCCTGAATCTATCAGGTGTCAAAGGATAG